From Syntrophales bacterium:
TGATATCCTCAACATATCCGGGTACACCACCATCGAGGCCGGCGACGGGAGGAAGGCCGTCGAGCTGGCAAGGCAGGAAAGACTGGATCTGATTCTGATGGACATTCAGTTGCCGATCCTGGATGGTATGGAAGCCACGAAACTCATCAAGGCAAATCCTGCAACACAGAACATACCGATTATTGCGCTGACTTCCTTTGCCATGGGCGGCGACCGGGAAAGATTCATTCAGGCCGGCTGTGACGACTACATGTCGAAGCCATATAACATCAAGGAACTGTTGGAAAAAGTGAAGAATATACTGAGTGAGGGATAAATTCATGGAAAAGAAAGCATTAATCCTTGTCGTTGACGACGAAGACCGGAATCGCCGGTTGATGGAAGCATTGCTGATTCCCTTAGGTTATGAGGTCATTCTTGCCGCCGATGGAGAAGATGCGCTTCGGAAAGTTCAGGAAACGCCCCCCGATGTCATCCTCCTTGATGTGATGATGCCGGGCATAAGCGGCTTTGACGTTGCCAAACAACTGAAAGAAAATGAGGAAACCAAAATCATCCCGATTGTTATGGTTACCATGCTGCAAGATGTTGAAAACCGGATCAAAGCCATTGAGGCCGGGGCCGACGATTTTTTGAGCAAACCCGTGGACAGGACCGAATTGCAGGCAAGGGTCAATTCCCTGGTGCAGGTGAAGGCGTATAACGACCACATGCGGGATTATCAGAAAGAACTGGAAGCGGAAGTTGCGAAAAGGACGGAAGAATTACGGAAAGCCTTCGAAACCATCAAGGCAGCGTCTCTGGATACCATCTATCGTTTGTCCCGCGCCTCCGAGTATAAAGATGAGGATACGGGCGCCCATATCAAGAGGATGAGCAACTATGCAGCCGTCGTTGCCCGTCAAATGGGACTAAGCAAGGATGACGTGGATACCATACTCTATGCATCCCCCATGCATGATACGGGGAAAATCGGCATTCCCGACAAGATTCTCTTGAAACCCGGGAAACTCGATCCGGAAGAATGGGAAATCATGAAGCAACACGCTGTCATTGGAGGAAAAATTCTGAGCGGCTCTGATTCGG
This genomic window contains:
- a CDS encoding two-component system response regulator: MEKKALILVVDDEDRNRRLMEALLIPLGYEVILAADGEDALRKVQETPPDVILLDVMMPGISGFDVAKQLKENEETKIIPIVMVTMLQDVENRIKAIEAGADDFLSKPVDRTELQARVNSLVQVKAYNDHMRDYQKELEAEVAKRTEELRKAFETIKAASLDTIYRLSRASEYKDEDTGAHIKRMSNYAAVVARQMGLSKDDVDTILYASPMHDTGKIGIPDKILLKPGKLDPEEWEIMKQHAVIGGKILSGSDSEFIKLAEVIALAHHEKWDGSGYPLGLRGPAIPLAGRIAAIADVFDALISRRPYKEPFPLEKSFAIIREGRGSHFDPEVVDAFFAVEKEILSIMETYKDQESSLFAQMRGLVVRG